One window from the genome of Osmerus eperlanus chromosome 1, fOsmEpe2.1, whole genome shotgun sequence encodes:
- the mybl2b gene encoding v-myb avian myeloblastosis viral oncogene homolog-like 2b isoform X1: MSWWSRGDDGEEAMCQDTDSDVAEQRDYGKVKVKWTQEEDDNLKALVQSRGPNDWKYIASFLPNRTEHQCQLRWFKVLDPDLVKGPWTKEEDDKVIELVNMYGNKQWAIVAKHLKGRLGKQCRERWHNHLNPDVKKSSWTAEEDLIIYKAHCTLGNRWAEIAKLLPGRTDNAVKNHWNSTIKRKVEMGFYSGVVCHPKEHEEFIACTSKDIQMEHSSDGCMDRDSGQETTLQETSDSAAVTDTPREAGSLRIFSPQQSKDGGGPKSDPDSTGETNTTWVVDSSGFLSPTGPALKEVMDMLDGDPDVWCNLAAFDLAEESQSPERHQFRLEGSALQELSKGNRGELIPISPGGVTPPSILTRRSRRRIALSPDSTNSMTPKNTPVKILPFSPSQFFNMWTKQDTFDLENPSLTSTPVCSQKATVTTPLHRDKTPLTQKENSVFVTPNHKSDLYTTPRTPTPFKNAMEKFGPLQPLPQTPNLEEDLKEVLLREAGITLTVVGDTPPEQRRKQVHRPPMKKVRKSLALDVIGCNENLPARHKSILFEAKPCVQAESLSDSLNSSSFCSKREENVLDQGFIVGPSESMHPSPSLPTPMSQAWEAVVCGRTKDQIIMTEKARRYLSSLKSHAPNRALILS; encoded by the exons ATGTCTTGGTGGTCGCGCGG TGATGATGGGGAGGAAGCTATGTGTCAGGATACAGACTCTGATGTGGCAGAACAGAGAGACTATGGGAAAGTGAAGGTGAAATGGACACAGGAGGAG GATGATAATCTGAAAGCTTTAGTTCAAAGCCGGGGTCCAAATGACTGGAAatatatagccagctttttaCCG AATCGCACAGAACATCAGTGTCAGCTCCGCTGGTTCAAAGTTCTGGATCCAGATCTGGTCAAAGGGCCTTGGACCAAAGAAGAGGATGACAAG GTCATCGAACTAGTGAACATGTACGGGAACAAGCAGTGGGCTATAGTGGCCAAACATCTTAAGGGCAGGCTAGGGAAACAGTGCAGAGAGCGCTGGCACAACCACCTCAACCCTGACGTGAAGAAGTCCTCTTGGACAGCCGAGGAAGACCTCATCATCTACAAGGCCCACTGCACACTGGGGAACCGCTGGGCTGAGATAGCCAAGCTGCTTCCAGGAAG AACCGATAATGCTGTGAAGAACCACTGGAACTCTACCATCAAGCGCAAAGTGGAGATGGGCTTCTATTCTGGGGTTGTGTGTCATCCTAAGGAACATGAAGAGTTTATTGCTTGTACCAGTAAAGACATACAG ATGGAGCACAGCAGTGATGGGTGCATGGACAGGGACTCAGGTCAAGAAACTACACTGCAG GAGACTTCTGACTCAGCTGCTGTAACAGATACGCCAAGAGAAGCAGGTTCCCTCAGGATTTTTTCTCCCCAGCAGTCAAAGGATGGAGGTGGCCCCAAAAGTGACCCCGATTCCACGGGAGAGACGAATACCACCTGGGTGGTGGATAGTTCAGGCTTCCTCTCTCCTACAGGCCCTGCCTTAAAGGAGGTCATGGATATGCTGGATGGG GACCCGGATGTGTGGTGTAACCTGGCAGCCTTTGATCTCGCTGAGGAGAGTCAGAGCCCAGAGAGACACCAGTTCCGTTTGGAAGGTAGTGCACTTCAAGAGTTAAGTAAGGGAAATCGTGGAGAACTGATCCCGATCTCGCCTGGTGGTGTGACACCCCCCTCCATACTGACCCGTCGAAGTCGCCGTCGCATCGCCCTGTCTCCTGACTCCACTAACTCCATGACTCCCAAAAACACACCGGTCAAaatccttcccttctctccctcacag TTCTTCAACATGTGGACCAAGCAAGACACTTTTGACCTGGAGAATCCCTCACTCACGTCCACGCCAGTATGCAGTCAGAAGGCCACGGTTACAACACCATTGCACCGTGACAAGACTCCACTTACCCAGAAAGAGaactctgt GTTTGTCACACCGAACCATAAGTCTGATCTATACACTACTCCTCGAACTCCAACACCATTCAAAAATGCCATGGAGAAATTTGGTCCGTTGCAGCCTTTG CCCCAAACTCCTAATTTAGAAGAGGATTTGAAGGAGGTCCTTCTCAGAGAGGCTGGTATCACACTGACTGTGGTGGGTGACACTCCCCCTGAGCAGAGGCGGAAACAGGTG CATCGACCTCCAATGAAGAAAGTGCGCAAATCCCTTGCCCTTGATGTCATTGGCTGCAATGAGAATCTCCCTGCCAGACACAAGTCCATACTGTTTGAGGCTAAACCCTGTGTTCAG GCAGAGTCCCTCTCGGACTCTCTAAACTCTTCATCGTTCTGtagtaagagagaggagaacgtCTTGGACCAGGGCTTCATTGTGGGTCCCTCTGAGAGCATGCATCCCAGTCCATCTCTGCCAACCCCA aTGTCTCAGGCGTGGGAGGCTGTTGTTTGTGGACGAACTAAAGACCAGATTATAATGACAGAGAAAGCAAGACGCTATCTTAGCTCACTAAAGTCCCATGCACCTAACAGAGCCCTCATCTTATCCTGA
- the mybl2b gene encoding v-myb avian myeloblastosis viral oncogene homolog-like 2b isoform X2 → MSWWSRGDDGEEAMCQDTDSDVAEQRDYGKVKVKWTQEEDDNLKALVQSRGPNDWKYIASFLPNRTEHQCQLRWFKVLDPDLVKGPWTKEEDDKVIELVNMYGNKQWAIVAKHLKGRLGKQCRERWHNHLNPDVKKSSWTAEEDLIIYKAHCTLGNRWAEIAKLLPGRTDNAVKNHWNSTIKRKVEMGFYSGVVCHPKEHEEFIACTSKDIQMEHSSDGCMDRDSGQETTLQTSDSAAVTDTPREAGSLRIFSPQQSKDGGGPKSDPDSTGETNTTWVVDSSGFLSPTGPALKEVMDMLDGDPDVWCNLAAFDLAEESQSPERHQFRLEGSALQELSKGNRGELIPISPGGVTPPSILTRRSRRRIALSPDSTNSMTPKNTPVKILPFSPSQFFNMWTKQDTFDLENPSLTSTPVCSQKATVTTPLHRDKTPLTQKENSVFVTPNHKSDLYTTPRTPTPFKNAMEKFGPLQPLPQTPNLEEDLKEVLLREAGITLTVVGDTPPEQRRKQVHRPPMKKVRKSLALDVIGCNENLPARHKSILFEAKPCVQAESLSDSLNSSSFCSKREENVLDQGFIVGPSESMHPSPSLPTPMSQAWEAVVCGRTKDQIIMTEKARRYLSSLKSHAPNRALILS, encoded by the exons ATGTCTTGGTGGTCGCGCGG TGATGATGGGGAGGAAGCTATGTGTCAGGATACAGACTCTGATGTGGCAGAACAGAGAGACTATGGGAAAGTGAAGGTGAAATGGACACAGGAGGAG GATGATAATCTGAAAGCTTTAGTTCAAAGCCGGGGTCCAAATGACTGGAAatatatagccagctttttaCCG AATCGCACAGAACATCAGTGTCAGCTCCGCTGGTTCAAAGTTCTGGATCCAGATCTGGTCAAAGGGCCTTGGACCAAAGAAGAGGATGACAAG GTCATCGAACTAGTGAACATGTACGGGAACAAGCAGTGGGCTATAGTGGCCAAACATCTTAAGGGCAGGCTAGGGAAACAGTGCAGAGAGCGCTGGCACAACCACCTCAACCCTGACGTGAAGAAGTCCTCTTGGACAGCCGAGGAAGACCTCATCATCTACAAGGCCCACTGCACACTGGGGAACCGCTGGGCTGAGATAGCCAAGCTGCTTCCAGGAAG AACCGATAATGCTGTGAAGAACCACTGGAACTCTACCATCAAGCGCAAAGTGGAGATGGGCTTCTATTCTGGGGTTGTGTGTCATCCTAAGGAACATGAAGAGTTTATTGCTTGTACCAGTAAAGACATACAG ATGGAGCACAGCAGTGATGGGTGCATGGACAGGGACTCAGGTCAAGAAACTACACTGCAG ACTTCTGACTCAGCTGCTGTAACAGATACGCCAAGAGAAGCAGGTTCCCTCAGGATTTTTTCTCCCCAGCAGTCAAAGGATGGAGGTGGCCCCAAAAGTGACCCCGATTCCACGGGAGAGACGAATACCACCTGGGTGGTGGATAGTTCAGGCTTCCTCTCTCCTACAGGCCCTGCCTTAAAGGAGGTCATGGATATGCTGGATGGG GACCCGGATGTGTGGTGTAACCTGGCAGCCTTTGATCTCGCTGAGGAGAGTCAGAGCCCAGAGAGACACCAGTTCCGTTTGGAAGGTAGTGCACTTCAAGAGTTAAGTAAGGGAAATCGTGGAGAACTGATCCCGATCTCGCCTGGTGGTGTGACACCCCCCTCCATACTGACCCGTCGAAGTCGCCGTCGCATCGCCCTGTCTCCTGACTCCACTAACTCCATGACTCCCAAAAACACACCGGTCAAaatccttcccttctctccctcacag TTCTTCAACATGTGGACCAAGCAAGACACTTTTGACCTGGAGAATCCCTCACTCACGTCCACGCCAGTATGCAGTCAGAAGGCCACGGTTACAACACCATTGCACCGTGACAAGACTCCACTTACCCAGAAAGAGaactctgt GTTTGTCACACCGAACCATAAGTCTGATCTATACACTACTCCTCGAACTCCAACACCATTCAAAAATGCCATGGAGAAATTTGGTCCGTTGCAGCCTTTG CCCCAAACTCCTAATTTAGAAGAGGATTTGAAGGAGGTCCTTCTCAGAGAGGCTGGTATCACACTGACTGTGGTGGGTGACACTCCCCCTGAGCAGAGGCGGAAACAGGTG CATCGACCTCCAATGAAGAAAGTGCGCAAATCCCTTGCCCTTGATGTCATTGGCTGCAATGAGAATCTCCCTGCCAGACACAAGTCCATACTGTTTGAGGCTAAACCCTGTGTTCAG GCAGAGTCCCTCTCGGACTCTCTAAACTCTTCATCGTTCTGtagtaagagagaggagaacgtCTTGGACCAGGGCTTCATTGTGGGTCCCTCTGAGAGCATGCATCCCAGTCCATCTCTGCCAACCCCA aTGTCTCAGGCGTGGGAGGCTGTTGTTTGTGGACGAACTAAAGACCAGATTATAATGACAGAGAAAGCAAGACGCTATCTTAGCTCACTAAAGTCCCATGCACCTAACAGAGCCCTCATCTTATCCTGA